AGCGCGCCGTTTGGTTATATCACACGTAGGTACCAGCTTGTCCGCCGCCGCAGCTAAAAAAACTGGCTTGTGCTCGGCCAGGCAAGAGGAGAAATAACATGCAGATGATTGATATCGAACAGTTACCTGGGGGCGTTGCTGCGCCTCCGGTACGTGTCGGCGACACCCCTATCGATGAAGCAACGATTGCGTTGGAGATGCAGTATCACCCCGCCGAAACAGCGGGGGAGGCTCAGCTTCAGGCCGCCCGTGCGTTGGTGGTCCGAGAGCTGCTTCGCCAGCGTGCTAGCGTCCTGGGCCTACTATCGACACAGGACGTTAGCGAAGCGCAGGAAGATGCGGCGATTGCTGCCTTGCTCGAACAGGAGCTTGAGGTGCCGGAACCGGGGGAAGCAGATTGCCAGCGCTTTTTTGACACCCACCGAGAGCGCTTCAGTGAGCCGGTGCAGTTACGCGTTCGGCATATCCTGCTCGCGGCCGCACCCGATGACTCCCAGGGTCGCGACGACGCCTACCAGCTTGGTGAGAAGCTACTCGAACAGCTTAATGAGATACCCGAACGGTTTGCCGAATTTGCTCAACACCACTCCGTGTGCCCTTCAAAAGAGCTGGATGGTGATTTGGGTTGGCTAGTGTCGGGGCAAACCGTTCCAGAGTTGGATCGCGCTTTGCAGCACCTGCCCGAAGGTCTACACGAGCGCCCCTTGGCGTCTCGCTATGGCTGGCATGTGGTGAGTATTGACGAGCGCAGAGAAGGTAGGGCGTTACCTTTCGATCAGGTTATCGACCGGGTGCGCCATAGCCTACGGGAGCAGGCAACTCGACGTGCGCTGCGTCACTATTTGCTGATGTTAGAGAGCGAAATAGGCGTCGAAGGGATTGTGCTGGATGACGATGCTGGCGGCAGCTTGCTGCAATAGAAACGCTAATAGGAGATGCTTGATGTCCCATGTTCCCGTAGATGCACTTTTCACTCCGCTTGGCATCGCGGTGTTAACCGTTTCCGATACGCGTGGATTCGATGAGGATGGCAGTGGTGACTTACTCGCCGCGCATCTTATTGAAAGCGGCCATAACCTAGTGGAGCGGCGCATCGTGCCTGATGATATTTATCAGGTTCGTGCTGTGGTTTCGGAATGGATTGCGCGTAACGAAATTCAGACGATCCTGGTGAATGGCGGTACGGGCTTCACTGCTCGCGATACCACACCAGAGGCATTAGTCCCTC
This genomic window from Halomonas sp. TD01 contains:
- a CDS encoding peptidylprolyl isomerase; this encodes MQMIDIEQLPGGVAAPPVRVGDTPIDEATIALEMQYHPAETAGEAQLQAARALVVRELLRQRASVLGLLSTQDVSEAQEDAAIAALLEQELEVPEPGEADCQRFFDTHRERFSEPVQLRVRHILLAAAPDDSQGRDDAYQLGEKLLEQLNEIPERFAEFAQHHSVCPSKELDGDLGWLVSGQTVPELDRALQHLPEGLHERPLASRYGWHVVSIDERREGRALPFDQVIDRVRHSLREQATRRALRHYLLMLESEIGVEGIVLDDDAGGSLLQ